A stretch of the Papaver somniferum cultivar HN1 chromosome 6, ASM357369v1, whole genome shotgun sequence genome encodes the following:
- the LOC113288858 gene encoding AP-2 complex subunit sigma-like → MIRFILLQNRQGKTRLAKYYVPLEESEKHKVEYEVHRLVVNRDPKYTNFVEFRTNKVIYRRYAGLFFSMCVDITDNELAYLECIHLFVEILDHFFSNVCELDLVFNFHKVYLILDEFILAGELQETSKKAIIERMGELEKQE, encoded by the exons ATG ATTCGTTTCATATTGTTGCAAAATAGACAAGGCAAAACTCGTCTTGCAAAGTACTACGTTCCTCTAGAGGAATCTGAGAAGCACAAGGTTGAATACGAG GTTCATCGTCTGGTGGTTAATAGGGATCCCAAGTACACGAATTTTGTCGAG TTCCGTACAAACAAGGTTATCTACAGACGATATGCAGGACTGTTTTTCTCCATGTGTGTTGATATAACGGATAATGAGTTAGCATACTTGGAGTGCATCCATTTATTTGTCGAAATATTGGATCATTTCTTCAGTAATGTTTGTGAGCTAGATTTGGTTTTCAATTTCCATAAg GTATATCTAATTCTCGATGAATTTATTCTGGCTGGAGAGCTCCAGGAAACAAGTAAAAAG GCTATCATTGAGAGAATGGGGGAGTTGGAAAAGCAAGAGTGA